The nucleotide sequence GGCCGCCGGCACAGTGCCGGCGGCCTCACAGTCCCTGCTAGGCAGGAACGATGTTCACCAGTTTAGGTGCACGCACAATCACAGTACGGATGCCGCGGCCGTCCAGTGCCCGCTGAACATTCTCCGAAGCCAAGGCCAGTTCACGCAGCTCGTCTTCGGCAATGTCCGGGGAGACTTCCAAGCGGTCCCGGACCTTGCCCTGGACCTGGACAACGGCGGTGACGGTGTCCTGCACCAACAGTGCTTCGTCGTGTGCCGGCCAACCCGCGTTCGCCACTGACGCCGGGTGTCCCAGGGTGTTCCAGAGATCTTCGGCCGTGTACGGAGCGAACAGGCTCAGGATGACAGCGACAGCTTCCACCGCCTCGCGAACAGCAGGATCGGCTGCCCCGGCACCTGAGTCGATGGTCTTGCGGGTGGCATTGACCAGCTCCATCAGGCGGGCCACAACGACGTTGAACTTGTTGTTGTCCAGAAGTTCGGCGGCGTCGGCAATGGTCTTGTGGGTCACCGTGCGCAGGGCGCGGTCACCGGTGGCCGGATCAACGCCGGGCTCGCTGCTGACGTCCTGCCCGAGGCGCCAGGCACGCGCCAGGAACTTGGCCGAGCCCGACGGCGAAACGTCCGCCCAGTCGACGTCGTCTTCAGGCGGGGAAGCAAAGACCATGGTGAGGCGGACGGCATCGACACCGTACTTGTCCAGCTGCTCGCCGAGGTCCACGCCATTGCCGAGGGACTTGCTCATGGCCTTGCCGCCGTTGAGCACCTGCCCTTGGTTCAGGAGCGCCGAGAAAGGCTCGTTTGCCTCGATCAGCCCGATGTCCTTGATGACCTTGGTGAAGAAGCGCGCGTACAGCAGGTGCAGGATGGCGTGTTCCACGCCGCCCACGTACTGACCCACCGGCATCCAGTCATTGATCTTCTCGGGATCGAAAGGGCCCTCGGTGTAGTCGGGCGAGACGAAACGCAGGAAGTACCACGAGGAATCCACGAAGGTGTCCATGGTGTCGGTGTCGCGCTGGGCGGCACGGCCACAGTTGGGGCACTCGACGTTGACCCATTCCACGGCTGCGGCCAGCGGGGAGGTTCCCTTGGGGGCCAATGCTTCGCCACGCAGGTTGTCGGGCAGCCTGACCGGCAGCTGGTCGTCGGGGACCGGCACTTCACCGCATTCGCCGCAGTGGATGATGGGGATGGGCGTGCCCCAGAAGCGCTGGCGGCTCAGCAGCCAGTCACGCAGCCGGAAATTGACGAACTTCTCGCCGGTTCCGAGCTTTTCGAGGATCCCGATGGCAGCCGGAATGCCTTCGGCCTTGGACAGCCCGTCCAGTTCACCGGAGTTCTTGAGCGTTCCTTCGCCCGAGGTGGCCACACCGGTAGCAGCGGGGTCTTCATCGCCGGTATCCAGGACGGCCCGGACCGGGAGGTCGAAGGCCTTGGCGAAGTCGAGGTCGCGCTGGTCGTGCGCGGGCACGGCCATGATGGCGCCCGTACCGTAGTCGGCCAGTACGTAGTCAGCAGCCCAGACCGGCAGCTTTTCGCCGTTCAACGGGTTGATTGCGTAACGGCCGGTAAAGACGCCGGTCTTCTCACGCTCGGTGGACTGGCGCTCGATTTCGGACAGGGCCTTGACCTTCTCGCGGTAGGCCATGAGTTCGTCGTGCTGTTCCGGGGTCACCAGATCCAGCGCCAGATGCGCGTCAGCTGCAACGACGAAGAACGTTGCGCCGTAGAGAGTATCGGGACGGGTGGTGAACACGGTGACTTCGCGCTCAGCCCGGTCGTCCGTGGCTTCGATGACGAACCTGACATGTGCGCCTTCGGACCGGCCGATCCAGTTGCGCTGCATGGCCAGCACGCGCTCGGGCCAATGGCCCTGCAACTGGTCCATGTCTTCCAGCAGGCGGTCGGCGTAGTCGGTGATCTTGAAGTACCACTGATTCAGGGACTTCTTGGTGACCGGCGTGCCGCAACGTTCACAAGCGCCATTGACGACCTGCTCGTTGGCCAGGACAGTGAGGTCCTTGGGGCACCAGTTGACCGGAGAGTCCTTGCGGTATGCCAGGCCGCGCTCGTAGAAGCGCTTGAACAGCCACTGGGTCCACCGGTAGTACTCAGGGTCGGAGGTGTGGATGCGCCGCGACCAGTCAGCCGAGATGGCGTATCGCTTGAACGACGCCGCCTGGGTCTCAATGTTCGCGTACGTCCACTCGCTGGGGTGCGCGTTGCGCTTGATGGCCGCATTCTCGGCGGGCAGGCCGAAGGAGTCCCAACCGATCGGGTGCAGGACGTCGAAGCCCTTCTGGCGCAGGTAACGGGCGACGACGTCGCCCATGGCGAACGCTTCGGCGTGGCCCATGTGAAGGTCGCCCGAGGGGTAGGGGAACATGTCCAGAACGTAGCGGCGTTCACGCGAGCCGTCGTCGGCAGGCGTGAAGACTTTGAGGTCTTCCCAGACCTGCGGCCACTTGGCTTCCATCGCAGCGAAGCTGTAGACGCCTTCTTCAGGCGCTTCGGCTGCGGCTGTCTGTGCTGTTCCGGTCTCTGTCTCCGGCTGAACGCTCACTGCTGCCCTCTTCTGTTCTTCGATGGCGGTATTACCTCCTGCTGCGGTCCCGGATACCCCCGGACACACAAAAGCCCCTCAACAATGGAGGGGCGGCCGCACGGCTGTTGAAAGCCGGGCGGCTAGCTAAGCAGAAGGATCGCACGCATAGATCTACAATAGCGCACGATCAAACTCCCAAGTCGCATCGAGCGGCTTACAGGACTGATGGTTGAGTTGACGGCAGCCGCGCCTCGCCCGGGTGTGGTGGGCACCGCGAAGCGGGCGGGGCAGGCGCGGCTGCCGTCAACGTCAGGTCAGGCTACTTAACGTCCTCGTCGACCCAGTCCATGGACTTGGTGACTGCCTTCTTCCAGAGACGCAGCTGGCGCTCCTGCTCCTCTGCCGGCAACTGCGGCTCCCAGCGCTTGTCTTCGTTCCAGTTGGCGCTCAGTTCGCCCAGGTCCTTCCAGAAGCCGACAGCGAGACCGGCCGCATAGGCAGCACCGAGAGCCGTGGTTTCGACGACCTTCGGGCGAACCACAGGCACGCCGAGAATGTCCGCCTGGAACTGCATGAGTGCCTCGTTGGCGACCATGCCGCCGTCGACCTTAAGCTCGGTGAGCGGAACGCCCGAGTCGGCGTTGACGGCGTCGAGCACCTCACGGGTCTGGAAGGCGGTGGCTTCCAGCGCCGCACGGGCGATGTGGCCCTTGTTGGCGAAACGTGTCAGGCCAACGATGGCGCCACGCGCATCCGCACGCCAGTAGGGGGCGAAGAGGCCGGAGAACGCAGGAACGATGTAGACGCCTCCGTTGTCCTTCACCGCGGCGGCGAGTTCCTCAACTTCCGGCGCGGAGCTGATCATGCCCAGGTTGTCGCGAAGCCACTGGATCAAGGAACCGGTGACGGCGATGGAACCCTCGAGGGCGTAGTGCGGCTTGGCGTCACCCAGCTTGTAGCCGAGGGTGGTGAGAAGACCGTTCTTGGAGTGGACAATGTCCTCGCCGGTGTTGAAGATCAGGAAGCAGCCCGTGCCGTAGGTGTTCTTCGCTTCACCGGCCTGGAATGCCGCCTGACCGAAGGTAGCTGCCTGCTGGTCGCCCAGGATTCCGGCCACGGGGGTCTCGCGGAGCAACTGCGAGGTGTGGACATGGCCGTACACCTCGGAGGAGGACTTGATGGTGGGCATCATGGAAGCCGGAACACCGAAGACGTCCAGGATCTCCTGGTCCCACTGCAATGTTTCAAGGTCCATGAACAGGGTCCGGGAAGCGTTGGTGACGTCCGTGACGTGCACGCCGCCGTCGACGCCGCCGGTCAGGTTCCAGAGGACCCACGCGTCGGTGTTCCCGAAGAGAAGGTCGCCTGCCTCGGCTTTTTCACGGGCACCGTCGACGTTGTCCAGGATCCACTTGATCTTGGTTCCGGAGAAGTATGTGGCCAGGGGAAGGCCAACCTTCTGCTTGAACCGCTCAAGCCCGCCGTCTTGTGCCAGCTCGTCAACGATCGGCTGGGTGCGGGTGTCCTGCCAGACAATCGCGTTGTAGACGGCCTCACCGGTGTTTTTGTCCCAGACAACCGCGGTTTCACGCTGGTTGGTAATGCCGACGGCGGCAATGTCGTGCCGCGTCAGGTTCGCCTTTGACAGTGCTGAGGCGATGACCTCGCGTGTGTTGTTCCAGATCTCGGCGGGGTTGTGCTCAACCCAGCCCGCCTGCGGGAAGATCTGCTCGTGTTCCATTTGGCCGGTGGACACAATGTTGCCCGAGTG is from Paenarthrobacter nicotinovorans and encodes:
- the leuS gene encoding leucine--tRNA ligase — protein: MSVQPETETGTAQTAAAEAPEEGVYSFAAMEAKWPQVWEDLKVFTPADDGSRERRYVLDMFPYPSGDLHMGHAEAFAMGDVVARYLRQKGFDVLHPIGWDSFGLPAENAAIKRNAHPSEWTYANIETQAASFKRYAISADWSRRIHTSDPEYYRWTQWLFKRFYERGLAYRKDSPVNWCPKDLTVLANEQVVNGACERCGTPVTKKSLNQWYFKITDYADRLLEDMDQLQGHWPERVLAMQRNWIGRSEGAHVRFVIEATDDRAEREVTVFTTRPDTLYGATFFVVAADAHLALDLVTPEQHDELMAYREKVKALSEIERQSTEREKTGVFTGRYAINPLNGEKLPVWAADYVLADYGTGAIMAVPAHDQRDLDFAKAFDLPVRAVLDTGDEDPAATGVATSGEGTLKNSGELDGLSKAEGIPAAIGILEKLGTGEKFVNFRLRDWLLSRQRFWGTPIPIIHCGECGEVPVPDDQLPVRLPDNLRGEALAPKGTSPLAAAVEWVNVECPNCGRAAQRDTDTMDTFVDSSWYFLRFVSPDYTEGPFDPEKINDWMPVGQYVGGVEHAILHLLYARFFTKVIKDIGLIEANEPFSALLNQGQVLNGGKAMSKSLGNGVDLGEQLDKYGVDAVRLTMVFASPPEDDVDWADVSPSGSAKFLARAWRLGQDVSSEPGVDPATGDRALRTVTHKTIADAAELLDNNKFNVVVARLMELVNATRKTIDSGAGAADPAVREAVEAVAVILSLFAPYTAEDLWNTLGHPASVANAGWPAHDEALLVQDTVTAVVQVQGKVRDRLEVSPDIAEDELRELALASENVQRALDGRGIRTVIVRAPKLVNIVPA
- the glpK gene encoding glycerol kinase GlpK; protein product: MNQYVIAIDQGTTSSRAIVFDHSGNIVSTGQMEHEQIFPQAGWVEHNPAEIWNNTREVIASALSKANLTRHDIAAVGITNQRETAVVWDKNTGEAVYNAIVWQDTRTQPIVDELAQDGGLERFKQKVGLPLATYFSGTKIKWILDNVDGAREKAEAGDLLFGNTDAWVLWNLTGGVDGGVHVTDVTNASRTLFMDLETLQWDQEILDVFGVPASMMPTIKSSSEVYGHVHTSQLLRETPVAGILGDQQAATFGQAAFQAGEAKNTYGTGCFLIFNTGEDIVHSKNGLLTTLGYKLGDAKPHYALEGSIAVTGSLIQWLRDNLGMISSAPEVEELAAAVKDNGGVYIVPAFSGLFAPYWRADARGAIVGLTRFANKGHIARAALEATAFQTREVLDAVNADSGVPLTELKVDGGMVANEALMQFQADILGVPVVRPKVVETTALGAAYAAGLAVGFWKDLGELSANWNEDKRWEPQLPAEEQERQLRLWKKAVTKSMDWVDEDVK